Sequence from the Hylaeus volcanicus isolate JK05 chromosome 1, UHH_iyHylVolc1.0_haploid, whole genome shotgun sequence genome:
atgtaagtaaatgtatttatattgtatgaTAAAGTcaaagtataatttaaaaaattgagcattatttattttaagtattttaaagaatatattatttgtcaaggaataaatataatcaatttattttgtttcattcttatatcattcttataataaaatacagtaataaatattacatatacatcTAGCTCCAAAAACCAGTTTAACAATGACCTTGAACTCTTGAAAGGAAAAGTTATATATCATGTATTACAATGAAGTATAAatacttacaaaaataatttttattgtacatataatcTTACTTTTATAATGTGAAAAAATGTAGGTtggtaataaaatgaaacaggaGCAAAAAaacatatctttattttttaaacaggtGCAATAGAATACGGATACGGGCAAAATAAGTTGTGTGGGTGAgtagaacaaattttacataacATACCTGTCTGACTTGTAGTAACTAACATAAAGTGAGTcagtaataaattgtttaataattgaaaatgacaaATTGAGTATTATTTCTTGTCAACAGCTTGGACAAATTTCAGTGTAAAAATGGACATTGCATAGCAAGTGAATTGTTATGCGATGGGCGAGCAGATTGTGAAGATGGGTCTGATGAAACACGTGAAGAATGTAGTAAACCAGGAATAACATGTCCTGGTTATGCATTTCGATGTGCATATGGTGCATGTGTAGATGGAGATAAGACTTGCAATGGAGTGAAAGACTGTATCGATAATAGTGATGAAACAATATCTAGGTGTACAGGTAGCCAGCATAATTCATCCACAACATGTTCAACAGATGAGTTCAAATGTAGTAATGGAGAATGCATTTCTGCAAGTAATTTATGTGATGGTACTCCTGATTGTGCAGATAAATCagatgaaacatttattcagtGTGGGTCCATTGCGTAAGTTTCCaaatcaaaaaacaaaaaattagaatttattatctcattaatacttaattatttaaaaatttttatagcTGCTCACAGTTACTCTTTCGTTGTCACTATGGTGCCTGTATCGATGGTAATTTAAGGTGTAATGGAGTCATGAATTGTGCAGATGGTTCCGATGAAAGTCCGGAATTATGTGAAAGTGTTACAGAAAAATCGCCAGACACTGACACATCTCCTTGGATTCCCTTACCTACAAGAGAATTTTGTAATGCACCACCACAGCCACAAAATGGTTACAGAAAATTGCATAAATCACAATGTTCTATTCAAGAGAATTGTGATATTGAGGAAGGTACTGAATTACAACCAGGTGCTTATTTAGTTTACACCTGTAGAAAAGGTTATAAAATCAAAGGCTCACCTGATGTAGTTTGTGGTGTGGGAGGCAAATGGTTGAATATTCCGATTTGTGAAGGTACGCAAATATAATGCTAAGTCTAAATATATACTTGTCTATAAATGTCATGGataatttgttgtatttcaGAAATACGTTGTAAATCTTTATTGTCAACTTCGGTAACCGCTTGGTGTAAATACGATGATCAAGAAGTATCATGCGACTCTGCTTTGCCTCGTACACGGGGAGAAATGTCTTGTAGGAATAGTTATCGCCCGGATATAACGTCTCCTTTACGTTTACCAGTTAGATGTAACGAAAATGGACAATGGGAACCAGAGCCGATGCGATGTATCCCAGGTCGGccagcaataaatatttacattaacgaAACTTCTATCTCATTGCAAACCgatatacagaaaaataattctacattGATACAAATATTAGACGATAAGATCATTATTTACCGTAATAAggacaaacaaattaaatcgAACGTTGATGTTACAATTAGTAACGAAAGTAAACGTACAACTATTATcacataatattaaaaatatgaatttaatctATGTAACAGGATACGAATAATTTCACAAAGTATactaatatatgtaatttgaAATCTGCAAAATGAACTTTCTTATGCATATTGAGATAATTCACATATAAATCGTAATGTATTTTAGGATCGTATACAAATGTTGTAACAAAAGAgtattacacatttttatttattgccaTTTATCAgttaaagttattatgtttatatgtttaataaatatgttgacGTTCTTATTTGCCTCTGAATTTGTTACCTACTCCTGTGTAGTACTactaatttaagaaataaatgtgaaTTATCTCTCGCAAATTACTATAATTTACATAGTAAAGATTTATGTTTTAGAATGCGGTATTACATATCCAGATTCTACGCCTCTTATTGTAAATGGAACTAGACCTAATATCACCGAGTTTCCATGGCATGCCACAATTTACAGAGCAGAAACACCTGACGCgattaaagattttatttgtgGTGCAACTATTATTCAGGAGAAACTTTTAGTAACTGCAGCGCATTGCGTATTCATCGAACGCACTAAGACATTAGATGACCCGTCAAAGTATTACATATTAACGGGAAACATTTATAAAGATTACGATTCCATTCTTCACAATCCATTGACTGTGAAAAGGGCTAAggtatttacatttatactatttacattgtttaaaaatgataccaatgatcgtaattttttttatttcaggtaaaaaatatatacatcgtGTGTAGCTATTTGGGATTAGAGGGAAACTATGTTGGCGACATAGCTATATTAGAAATTACGAAaccatttgtattttcatcTTTACTGATACCGATATGTTTGGACATTTACCGTCAAGTCGAATTAGAAGTTGGAACTGTTGGAAAAGTAGCAGGATTTGGCAAAACTCAATTTGGAACGTATAGTTCTATTTTGCAATCCCTTAGAGTGCCGTACATCCCTTGGAATCAATGCGTATCGTCAAGCGTTCCTTTCGAAACTCAACGATATGTTACGATTGATAAATTTTGCGCTGGATACACGAATGGTTAGTAAAGAAATTAcagcaattattttctgttttgttgtgaaatgtattaaaaacatGACAATTTTAGGATCGTCGGTTTGTGATGGCGACAGCGGCGGCGGATTAGTTGTTCAAAGTGGAAATCTATGGTATTTGAAAGGTATTGTTAGTGTTAGCCTTGGCGTGACGGTAACAGGAGCAGGTAGAACTTGTGACAGTACTACATATTCTCTATATACGAGAGTGTCCCGTCATATGACATGGATACAAGACGTTATCCTtagattacaaataaataaatcatttcctTCATGTTTTACATTACCATAATTTATATAGGCATATTTGGAATACTGAAATCCTCACTCATGTGATCATATCATACTGTATTGGCATTACCATGTATCATTTTACAAATAGTCGATATAACGGAATAATAAGGCACAGACtatacgatattaaaaataatatttttaatggattCGTGTAAAATCACATATTTTATACGATTAGGTTATATACTCTTACAGAatgcatttatataaaaccttaataaatactattatattacaagaaatatttgtatgtgaagcaatttaaaaaataaaacatgatgtaagtaaataaatggatatacatgtattctattaataaaattttgctaataatttattgacaTTCACAGATCACACATATTCTAGGTTCCTTAATGTTTCTTTGTTACGAACATTTCGCGATGATGACTCAAATGAAGCAACATTAGATGTAGGAGtacctaaaaaataaaattttacaaattatattgtaacAACAATTAGAATGTGTCATATTTGTAGCATTATAAATCTTACTTTCAActtgcaaattttttaatctttgttCAAGTTCATCAATATTAGaacttaatttttcacttggtATTGAAGGCAAAGAGTCTTCATCAAGTTTCATTAATTCCTCTAATTCTTGTTCTAGATCAATATCggaaatatcgtttttcaaattctcTGATAACATAAGTTGTACTTCGTTTTGTTCTTCCAAGGCCTAAAATTCATAGTTCATTTAGATGAAAACAAAGTGATAAATTGTTACCTGCCAGGTATTACATTACCCACCTCTGACAAGTTATCCATAATATCTTTGACATTAGATTCTGATATATCgctttcgtttaatttctttaacacATCAGATCCTGTTTTGTAGGCTGACAATACAGCAGTGTTTGTATGAGTATTTTGAATACTTAATACAAGGGATCGAATGTTCTCAAGAGTTTGCACTCTTTTTTCAATGGTATTTTCTAactcgaatttttttcttaaatgtgTCTTTGCCATTTGTCTTAATCCTTTTGCTAAGTACGATTTGGACTGATTAAtgatatcgatttttttttcttccatgaGATGTATCTCGTTTACAAGCTCATTTTCTTGTTTCTCTAATTTATACAGTGCTTCCTCAATTTCTGTTATATTATCAGACGAGTGTACAGCAATCTTAATTAACaactcattttcatttatattatttgtaaagaccactttttttttacgtctTAACCATATTAAAACTAACATGACAGTATTAtcagatatatttttgttcattttagaTTTACAACTTTTTAGTACCTCAGAAAATGGTACAAGAAGATTTTCCTTTTCgtctttcaaaataaaaaatattgtttctgcTAATTCACTAATAATTTGCAAATGAATATATCtagtttctttattaatttcattgcttACAACGTAACTTTTAACTTTTGAAAATGACCATACAAACGGTCTCTTTACAAATATATCAATTGACCATGATGTCCAAGAATCGCATggttcttttaaaaattcagtttCTGGAATTATTTCACCATTTCTGtaacattattcaaattaataatctataaTTATGTACAAACTATCAAAGCTAGTAGAAACAGAATTACCTGAGCAGTTCTTCAACAACAGATGTCAAACAAAGCGGAGTGCAACCTTTCCTTTTAAAAGCAACATTTAAGTCTGCGATAGAGAAACTGGATTGCATGTTATGCTTCAACCATTCATATATTAGGTTTTGCCAAAACTTGTATTTAGATGTCCAGTCTTGTGGATTGGCAGATTTgcttcgaaaaggagaaaacaAAGCAttcattctttcttcttcgttccaACATTTTGGCATTTTATCAGGCGGTAATAGCAAATTATTATCCATAGCTTTAGTTTCCACAGACATTCTTCGACTAcatggaattattttcaagttaaGTTATACTATTATACATTGTGTTGTTATGATATAATGGTTAACAGTAATACTTGCctctttaaaatatcaatcttCTGTcacatgtaattaaaatattcctcaaGTATTGCTAATTTTCTAGTGTTCACAATAAGatgtaaacatttcattatttaaaaatgtcatcGAAATCATTCTAAAGACGTAAATATTAGAAGTGTGCACTTGTGTATGTACTCTTACTACACAAGTACACTGATATATGTACACTTGTGTACTTCAGGACACCAAATATAGATCAGCAGCAACATTCAGAGACTATTGTTGTGAAGATTTGCGTCAAATTTCCTTTCAAAAGAATTGTAATAGTCTATAGTTTACTAGACTAGTGTGTATAATATCGTTCAAAGAAATAGACGTGTGTAGGTCGCTTTGTAATATAGGGGCGGCTATTTCCCGACATTCGATTGCAACTTGTAAAGGTTTAGGTTATTTTCCGACATTCGACCGCAACGGGATACATAAAAAGTGGTgcccctcaggggctgtagcatgcgaGTATGCAGCtacagctacagtacgggcttagcaatcccgaggtaccctaGCTAGATGGGAGCCAGTGGAGCTTCGACCATACATACATGGACTCAGTACTACTGtactgtatgtatacatgtatcatatatatatatatgataatacatacatatatgacatatatatatcgtagcCTATGGTCACTTGCGCCGCGAgttcgggattttgataacagttttctagtaactttcgtatggagttggatctccttatacagtcttcatgagAGTTACATTACCGGAGTTATGTAAGGAAAAGTAAtgtcaagaaaaatttgttcatcgCTTTGTTCATAGATTGCGCCACCAGAGAGTGAACAGTTGTCGTCCTTGTCGcacatttatctttctctctcgcacatTATCACGTGTAACTTCCTTGTCTATTCTGCTCTCCTGCTACCTCCGTTTGAGCTTCACGAGCAATGAAGAGATTGCGCCACTTGCACCAAACATAGTAGCTGAGGGAATTTAGACATGAAACCACGCTAGGAGTCCACGTAGTAAGTgttagattaaattttattctcattaaatttattactccATATCTTTCAATTCCCATTCAATGTACAACTTACAACCACACTCACCACCCtcttaaacaaacatttcccACTAACTGAGCTTCAGAATACCCATAAATCGACTGCCAAGAGTCACCCCCAACAGAAACAATCTTGAAACCATTCTCCAACCCAACATTCTCTACAAAACCCCTGTTTACCATTTCTCACTCAAAATTCCTctccagataagaatttttcccACCTGTCGGTGGCCACGATCGTGATCAATGCATGTTGTACAGTCGACGACAGATAGTAATGCAATCACGAGCCTGGAACCGTGCCCATTATCCGTCGAGTTTCACCGATAGCCGATTTTTAAGAGTGTCGGCGCTCGTATCACTCTCCAGTCGATTGACCTTATCACTGGCTGCCAGATTAGCGTCAATCGCGCGTACGAGTGTTCCTGCCAGTGTCAGCCGATCTGGTCCCGCGCGTAGCTCGCGTTGGTCGTCAGGAAAATGACGATCACCGTGGTCCAGACGAAGCTCGCCTCGATGATCGCCATCGGGGTGGGAAGTTTCGTCGTGGGGGTTGCTCCAGCGTGCTTCGTTTCACGCGTACGCGACCTCCAGCAGAGGTTGTTCCTCTCGTGCACCCTCTGCTTCGGGGGTGGAGTGCTGCTGGCCACCTCGATCCTCCACATGTTGCCAGAGACGAGGGAGTCGGTACCGCAATACGCAGAGCTGCTATTCTCTTGCGGATTCCTTCTGCTCTACCTCGTGGACGAAATTGTGCATTATTTCTGGGGCAGCGAGGAAGAGCACAGCCCTGAGCAGCGATATGAGAACAGGCACGGAGTCACGGGGAACCAATTGTATgtagtatacagggtgtcccaaaaatgttgtcacATCTTGAAatgggtgattcgggaggtgatttgaaacaactttttccttagcgaaaatgttgtccgaggcttcgttgaggagatattaacggaaaatgtcgaccaatcagagcgcgcgtatactgttggagcggccgcgatagcNNNNNNNNNNNNNNNNNNNNNNNNNNNNNNNNNNNNNNNNNNNNNNNNNNNNNNNNNNNNNNNNNNNNNNNNNNNNNNNNNNNNNNNNNNNNNNNNNNNNNNNNNNNNNNNNNNNNNNNNNNNNNNNNNNNNNNNNNNNNNNNNNNNNNNNNNNNNNNNNNNNNNNNNNNNNNNNNNNNNNNNNNNNNNNNNNNNNNNNNNNNNNNNNNNNNNNNNNNNNNNNNNNNNNNNNNNNNNNNNNNNNNNNNNNNNNNNNNNNNNNNNNNNNNNNNNNNNNNNNNNNNNNNNNNNNNNNNNNNNNNNNNNNNNNNNNNNNNNNNNNNNNNNNNNNNNNNNNNNNNNNNNNNNNNNNNNNNNNNNNNNNNNNNNNNNNNNNNNNNNNNNNNNNNNNNNNNNNNNNNNNNNNNNNNNNNNNNNNNNNNNNNNNNNNNNNNNNNNNNNNNNNNNNNNNNNNNNNNNNNNNNNNNNNNNNNNNNNNNNNNNNNNNNNNNNNNNNNNNNNNNNNNNNNNNNNNNNNNNNNNNNNNNNNNNNNNNNNNNNNNNNNNNNNNNNNNNNNNNNNNNNNNNNNNNNNNNNNNNNNNNNNNNNNNNNNNNNNNNNNNNNNNNNNNNNNNNNNNNNNNNNNNNNNNNNNNNNNNNNNNNNNNNNNNNNNNNNNNNNNNNNNNNNNNNNNNNNNNNNNNNNNNNNNNNNNNNNNNNNNNNNNNNNNNNNNNNNNNNNNNNNNNNNNNNNNNNNNNNNNNNNNNNNNNNNNNNNNNNNNNNNNNNNNNNNNNNNNNNNNNNNNNNNNNNNNNNNNNNNNNNNNNNNNNNNNNNNNNNNNNNNNNNNNNNNNNNNNNNNNNNNNNNNNNNNNNNNNNNNNNNNNNNNNNNNNNNNNNNNNNNNNNNNNNNNNNNNNNNNNNNNNNNNNNNNNNNNNNNNNNNNNNNNNNNNNNNNNNNNNNNNNNNNNNNNNNNNNNNNNNNNNNNNNNNNNNNNNNNNNNNNNNNNNNNNNNNNNNNNNNNNNNNNNNNNNNNNNNNNNNNNNNNNNNNNNNNNNNNNNNNNNNNNNNNNNNNNNNNNNNNNNNNNNNNNNNNNNNNNNNNNNNNNNNNNNNNNNNNNNNNNNNNNNNNNNNNNNNNNNNNNNNNNNNNNNNNNNNNNNNNNNNNNNNNNNNNNNNNNNNNNNNNNNNNNNNNNNNNNNNNNN
This genomic interval carries:
- the LOC128877039 gene encoding charged multivesicular body protein 7; translated protein: MSVETKAMDNNLLLPPDKMPKCWNEEERMNALFSPFRSKSANPQDWTSKYKFWQNLIYEWLKHNMQSSFSIADLNVAFKRKGCTPLCLTSVVEELLRNGEIIPETEFLKEPCDSWTSWSIDIFVKRPFVWSFSKVKSYVVSNEINKETRYIHLQIISELAETIFFILKDEKENLLVPFSEVLKSCKSKMNKNISDNTVMLVLIWLRRKKKVVFTNNINENELLIKIAVHSSDNITEIEEALYKLEKQENELVNEIHLMEEKKIDIINQSKSYLAKGLRQMAKTHLRKKFELENTIEKRVQTLENIRSLVLSIQNTHTNTAVLSAYKTGSDVLKKLNESDISESNVKDIMDNLSEALEEQNEVQLMLSENLKNDISDIDLEQELEELMKLDEDSLPSIPSEKLSSNIDELEQRLKNLQVESTPTSNVASFESSSRNVRNKETLRNLEYV
- the LOC128876979 gene encoding modular serine protease-like, translated to MKTMTIGFILIIACAIEYGYGQNKLCGLDKFQCKNGHCIASELLCDGRADCEDGSDETREECSKPGITCPGYAFRCAYGACVDGDKTCNGVKDCIDNSDETISRCTGSQHNSSTTCSTDEFKCSNGECISASNLCDGTPDCADKSDETFIQCGSIACSQLLFRCHYGACIDGNLRCNGVMNCADGSDESPELCESVTEKSPDTDTSPWIPLPTREFCNAPPQPQNGYRKLHKSQCSIQENCDIEEGTELQPGAYLVYTCRKGYKIKGSPDVVCGVGGKWLNIPICEEIRCKSLLSTSVTAWCKYDDQEVSCDSALPRTRGEMSCRNSYRPDITSPLRLPVRCNENGQWEPEPMRCIPECGITYPDSTPLIVNGTRPNITEFPWHATIYRAETPDAIKDFICGATIIQEKLLVTAAHCVFIERTKTLDDPSKYYILTGNIYKDYDSILHNPLTVKRAKVKNIYIVCSYLGLEGNYVGDIAILEITKPFVFSSLLIPICLDIYRQVELEVGTVGKVAGFGKTQFGTYSSILQSLRVPYIPWNQCVSSSVPFETQRYVTIDKFCAGYTNGSSVCDGDSGGGLVVQSGNLWYLKGIVSVSLGVTVTGAGRTCDSTTYSLYTRVSRHMTWIQDVILRLQINKSFPSCFTLP